One genomic segment of Plasmodium cynomolgi strain B DNA, chromosome 14, whole genome shotgun sequence includes these proteins:
- a CDS encoding hypothetical protein (putative), translating to MKKEVDFNLLYDEEKKNLVGLLIENNFDEIYEPITTESLRFFLPLNGACLIDYQLHFFKQNNIKKIYIVVTHHEKELQHYIEKFQKSKKRYNDLDIEIIKLSKKVKTLGDALRDFKKCVEIYQDILLLLSDTIPIANIKEIIKAHFVNKEKCKNQIMTLILSHCSDENKSHNDDFVIAYDNFSFKLLLFEPLKNKNYLILTSEIFDEVKPKDGKKGTSGAGATGMNAGGKKEQKSSLSKVGENKEYHAPTINFSTSTNSIIISYDLVMPNIFIITPQVFKLFEENFDYQCMRKDFIYNILKQEIKIEEIYVHALNNDYNYTECNQIITTLTDFRIYFKFFKTLIERNVHPFLANSSHLLPDLPKFIFCEPRLYKAKNAIIDDSCKLLKIVLVENYTEISEKTLIENSVICKNCKIGKNVKIVNSIIGKNSILKDNVTIISSFISENNIINESVYIDECCVVGKNMNIPAGTKIGKYTRLSAFKHLKGQLKVRRRSKEQDDHSAEEREKKDFAPDGNGGEAPTLQFEQEAVTKENEENTLNESTHKDCEEDAGGEKQEKEGKKGVKEEKGEVKEEKEEVNEEKGEVNEVAEGVNEVAEEVNEVAEEVNEVAEEVNEVSEEVKEVDEDVKEEKEEVNEEKEEKEQVKEVDEEVKEEKEEKKEMDEEEKEMDADVKEEKEEVNEEKGEVNEVAEEVNEEKDEKEEVKEVAEEANAEKEESNEVAEEANAEKEEANEVVEEANAEKEEANEVSEEANAEKEEANEVAEANEIATDAKEVVDENEDVAAEEPREHDMLHGEPFELNNFIVKTRYSEDQLRLFSLIGDAQNYGKIKMTSFSEYDSEEESDEDSVYSTSKNYSTMSDTNVSDKDDESNCNSTANMSDINKHFDKINFENEKNSFVKEISLLCKEAIEKPQHMSHKILEMKSFRLSLNYTDLDVIISFFPIVWDFINSMEFDKDTWVENFDKAKLDLLFSSFLLDDHLYYETIYGLILDFSKKEFLTNDVQNNVYGSDKLCAAFEYIYHSDIFEFNYFN from the coding sequence atgaagaaggaagtAGATTTTAACCTCCTCTACGacgaggaaaagaaaaacttgGTGGGGTTGCTAATAGAAAACAATTTTGACGAAATATACGAGCCAATAACCACAGAAAGTCTCAGATTTTTCTTACCGCTCAACGGAGCGTGCCTAATCGATTATCAATTACATTTCttcaaacaaaataatattaaaaaaatttacatagtGGTGACTCATCACGAGAAGGAGTTGCAGCATTACATTGAGAAATTtcagaaaagcaaaaaaaggtacaacGATTTAGACattgaaataattaaactgagcaaaaaggtaaaaacaTTAGGTGACGCATTGCGggactttaaaaaatgtgtggaGATTTATCAAGACATATTATTGCTCCTTTCTGATACAATTCCAAttgcaaatataaaagaaattataaaagctcattttgtaaacaaggaaaaatgtaaaaatcaAATTATGACTCTTATCCTATCCCATTGTagtgatgaaaataaatcccACAATGACGATTTTGTCATTGCgtatgataatttttccttcaagCTTCTCCTATTTGAACccctaaaaaataaaaattatttaatattgaCTAGCGAAATATTTGATGAGGTAAAGCCTAAGgatgggaagaaggggacAAGTGGCGCAGGTGCCACCGGAATGAATGCCGGTGggaagaaggaacaaaagtCTTCTCTCTCCAAAGtaggagaaaataaagaataccATGCACCAACCATCAATTTTAGTACCTCCACCAACTCGATAATTATCTCATATGACCTTGTAATGccaaacatttttattatcaccCCGCAagttttcaaattatttgaagagaATTTTGACTACCAATGCATGAGGAAggattttatttacaatatcCTGAAGcaggaaattaaaatagaagaaattTACGTGCATGCTTTGAACAACGATTATAACTACACAGAATGTAACCAGATAATTACAACCTTGACAGATTTTcggatttattttaaattttttaaaacattaattGAGAGAAATGTTCACCCCTTTTTAGCCAACTCTTCGCACCTTTTGCCTGACCTAcccaaatttattttttgcgaaCCGAGATTGTATAAAGCCAAAAATGCCATCATTGATGATTCCTGTAAGTTACTAAAAATTGTCTTGGTGGAAAATTACACAGAGATTTCAGAAAAAACACTTATTGAAAATTCCgtcatttgtaaaaattgcaaaattggaaaaaatgtaaaaattgtgaacagCATCATCGGGAAAAACTCTATCTTAAAGGACAACGTAACGATTATCAGCTCCTTTATCAGTGAGAATAATATCATTAACGAGAGTGTATACATTGACGAATGCTGCGttgtggggaaaaatatgaacatccCGGCTGGCACGAAAATAGGGAAGTATACAAGATTAAGCGCGTTTAAACACCTAAAGGGGCAGTTGAAAGTGCGCAGGAGGAGCAAAGAACAGGACGACCATTCCGCTGaggaaagggagaagaaggactTTGCCCCGGACGGGAACGGCGGAGAGGCACCCACCCTGCAGTTCGAGCAGGAGGCCGTCACCAAGGAGAATGAGGAAAACACGCTCAACGAGAGTACGCACAAGGACTGCGAAGAGGACGCAGGCGGGGAGAAGCAAGAGAAGGAAGGCAAGAAGGGGGTGAAAGAAGAGAAGGGAGAGGTGAAagaagagaaggaggaggtgaATGAAGAGAAGGGAGAGGTGAATGAAGTTGCTGAGGGGGTGAATGAAGTTGCTGAGGAGGTGAATGAAGTTGCTGAGGAGGTGAATGAAGTTGCTGAGGAGGTGAATGAAGTTTCTGAGGAGGTGAAAGAAGTGGATGAGGATGTGaaagaagagaaggaagaggtgaatgaagagaaggaagagaaggagCAGGTGAAAGAAGTGGATGAGGAGGTgaaagaagagaaagaggagaagaaagaaatggatgaggaggagaaagaaaTGGATGCGGATGTGAAagaagagaaggaggaggttAATGAAGAGAAGGGAGAGGTGAATGAAGTGGCTGAGGAGGTGAATGAAGAGAAGgatgagaaggaggaggtgaAAGAAGTGGCTGAGGAGGCGAATGCAGAGAAGGAAGAATCGAATGAAGTGGCTGAGGAGGCGAATgcagagaaggaagaagcgaatGAAGTGGTTGAGGAGGCGAATgcagagaaggaagaagcgaatGAAGTGTCTGAGGAGGCGAATgcagagaaggaagaagcgaatGAAGTGGCTGAGGCGAATGAAATAGCAACGGACGCGAAAGAGGTGGTCGACGAAAACGAGGACGTCGCAGCAGAAGAACCACGTGAGCATGACATGCTGCACGGAGAGCCCTTTGAACTAAACAACTTCATCGTAAAGACGAGGTACTCTGAGGACCAGCTGCGGCTTTTCTCCCTAATCGGTGATGCACAGAACTATGGCaagataaaaatgacgaGCTTTTCAGAGTACGACTCGGAAGAGGAAAGTGACGAGGACTCCGTGTACTCGACATCGAAAAACTACAGTACCATGAGTGACACCAATGTAAGTGACAAGGACGATGAATCCAATTGTAACAGCACGGCAAACATGAGTGACATAAATAAGCACtttgacaaaataaattttgaaaatgaaaagaattcTTTTGTAAAAGAAATATCATTATTATGCAAAGAAGCAATTGAAAAACCACAGCATATGAGtcacaaaattttggaaatgaAAAGTTTCAGACTCTCCCTAAATTACACAGACCTAGATGTcatcatttcatttttcccaattGTTTGGGATTTCATTAACAGCATGGAGTTTGATAAAGACACATGGGTAGAAAATTTTGACAAGGCAAAATTGGACTTGTTATTTTCGTCGTTTCTTCTGGACGATCATTTATACTACGAGACCATCTACGGGTTGATTTTagatttttccaaaaaggagtTCCTCACGAATGACGTTCAAAATAATGTGTACGGCTCGGACAAGTTGTGCGCGGCGTTTGAGTACATTTACCACTCGGATATTTTTGAGTTCAACTATTTTAATGA
- a CDS encoding hypothetical protein (putative) has product MFKFQQLRTGWNELGRTAKVVYGCFFFNIILLMGITTRRHMANKRAVDFYTNKIIDSNSENDDWSCYNSAKQYRYECAYLSEEEIEQLGICQKLHVELEHCRNDLYKHIREDTPAMKKTPYIINKPTWIRDPAWFQNMQSEKSD; this is encoded by the exons atgttcaaatttCAGCAGCTAAGAACAGGGTGGAATGAACTGGGGAGGACGGCAAAAGTAGTGTACgggtgcttcttcttcaacATCATTTTGCTCATGGGGATAACCACTAGAAGACACATGGCTAACAAAAGGGCGGTTGACTTTTATACAAACAAAATCATAGATTCCAACAGCGAAAACGACGACTGGAGTTGTTACAACTCGGCCAAGCAGTATCGCTACGAGTGCGCGTACTTGAGCGA GGAAGAAATTGAACAGCTGGGCATATGTCAAAAACTGCATGTGGAACTGGAGCACTGCCGAAACGATCTGTACAAACATATACGGGAAGACACTCCCGCCATGAAAAAAACTCCGTACATCATAAACAAGCCAACGTGGATCAGAGACCCAGCTTGGTTTCAAAATATGCAAAGCGAAAAAAGTgactaa
- a CDS encoding hypothetical protein (putative) has product MKDKVKYNLFGNFLSNHVLIFFLVFLLNLLIFFSFINGFLFPREGITNKSEDLETFSRKVFGDEYIESQKSKKNVHSIVNAPYDRIVVLLIDSLRFDFTLYDPNYKKEQENDESVDEEKNTSKEEVRFFQNNMMHLHHMLKTEKEKTMLFRFQADAPTITTSRLKSMVIGSIPNFLDLNENFSPSDDIQDNFIEQLYYNRKTVTAIGDDTLVKLTKNVSRKLVYESFNIFDLYDLDIKSKNHFYEEYPLDYWDLLFVHVLGVDHVGHVGKPNSRKMKNVLKDFDIFVDDIVQKVKSEKKKKTLFVLFGDHGQTRTGDHSGYSADETDTSLFIYSPLKFMPLDKNIINKTFILYDKDKLERNNSDSPSAFSACVPDEDQCYVESYKNYHSALNDSNKDKTYFYDVRHTRQINLVSTLSFLIGSTIPFCNVGNVIMDFIPNAYKEGAPSTASASSTASYASSNYGEEGNGSESNPSSEDPTGEDNSPGESKPSVELNEDDGKHSDLYYEVLNLHYIAELNYANLWQINRYLNEYEGHYGVIKNEDYFFIKNNWKHIEEEMLRFFQPNKKFLDLEEILTSEKEEYIKYINKMRNLMEVTQKYFYIIFAAKKPSFIVLCLIVNIFFLIIFHIFYHNSKLNCYYKSISAGSFILLLTIFFIALLSLDMYNKCLHLLVLSFLFILLVVGIFFSKNKYTDFFRFISYVKISLVCSNLPEENLKKYTAIQAQGENSIHQDKSRYVNAGNHSKNTFLRKSFRFFKCLYIIIKRSIARSINIVLPHIFIITKCIFSAKKKLLKTLMNNNYFLFVAIWSSCELSFYYIFKERHYIHFVLIAYVVLSLLKCESFFSLHLLRGLVLITVLVVNAAFSFTPGYFEHDMEKLYLKKSVLQMALPISLHFFSILFINCGSNKLLKREIKIVMSLGWTVQFALVLLYFLKINEEVIFWNPIGVYLTTFLLYLFVILRKSSIMQEEKVPESFQKIHEVSITLFLILFSSLQLSLIAYSNTNLSVLLFLYTTLFFFYFFFVSTNNLEENKDMNNIKIKWIEENKQVHMFTNLEDEKKTVEMSQVNTWVKEKFDLKLVQQKCTLLDKCSSLNETDATQIQIYKLVKNIPFFSLSDTDFYLLSAILIKYTFFLTGQKFVLNSLPLTSAYIGFNKYVWPISHIYILIHMFFPMLFSLFFILYVFNLRKIKMLTCFKQVDIYNFYFYPLINLFFKIIFLFCCKCLTALWVAFYLELHLMLYDYFLPNFFFLTAINFVFIVFSILMLSLTKHIFLR; this is encoded by the exons ATGAAGGATAAGGTGAAATACAACCTCTTTGGTAACTTCCTATCCAATCATGTATTAATATTCTTCCTGGTTTTTCTGTTGAACCTGTTGATATTCTTCTCGTTCATCAATGGCTTCCTATTCCCGAGAGAAGGAATCACAAACAAGTCGGAAGATTTGGAAACCTTTAGCAGAAAGGTGTTTGGCGATGAATACATAGAATCAcagaagagtaaaaaaaatgtgcactcCATTGTGAATGCACCGTACGACAGAATAGTGGTCCTACTGATAGATTCACTGAGGTTTGATTTTACGTTATACGATCcgaattataaaaaagagcAAGAAAATGACGAATCGGtcgatgaagaaaaaaatacttcaaaGGAGGAGGTGAGATTTTTCCAAAACAACATGATGCATTTGCACCACATGTTGAAGacagagaaagaaaaaacaatgTTATTTCGATTTCAAGCAGATGCACCTACGATTACCACGTCGAGGTTAAAATCTATGGTCATTGGCTCCATACCAAATTTCTTAGacttaaatgaaaattttagtCCAAGTGATGATATACAAGATAATTTCATAGAGCAACTTTACTATAATAGAAAAACGGTCACAGCTATCGGAGATGACACACTTGtaaaattgacaaaaaatgtatcgAGGAAATTAGTGTACGAAAGTTTTAACATTTTCGATTTGTACGATTTGGACATCAAGTCGAAgaatcatttttatgaagagTATCCTTTGGATTATTGGGACCTTTTGTTTGTACACGTTTTGGGGGTAGATCACGTAGGCCATGTAGGGAAACCCAATTCgaggaagatgaaaaatgtgTTAAAAGATTTCGACATTTTTGTAGACGATATAGTACAGAAGGTTAAAtcggaaaagaagaagaaaactctttttgttctttttggtGATCATGGACAAACACGCACAGGAGATCACAGTGGGTACAGTGCAGATGAGACAGATACCTCTCTGTTTATCTATTCCCCATTGAAATTTATGCCTCTAGATAAGAACATAATTAATAAGACGTTTATTCTATACGATAAGGACAAGCTAGAGAGAAACAACTCCGATTCTCCCTCTGCATTTAGTGCTTGCGTCCCAGACGAGGACCAGTGCTATGTAGAAAGCTATAAAAATTACCATTCCGCTTTGAACGATTCGAATAAGGACAAAACCTACTTCTACGATGTTAGGCACACCAGGCAAATAAACTTAGTGAGCACGCTATCGTTTCTGATTGGATCCACCATTCCCTTTTGCAACGTGGGAAATGTTATCATGGATTTTATCCCGAACGCGTACAAGGAGGGTGCCCCATCTACAGCgtccgcttcttccactgCATCTTATGCATCTTCTAATTATGGAGAGGAAGGAAACGGAAGTGAAAGCAACCCTTCCAGTGAGGACCCCACGGGAGAAGATAACTCCCCGGGGGAGAGTAAACCCAGTGTGGAACTGAACGAAGATGATGGGAAGCACTCCGACTTATATTACGAGGTTCTCAATTTACACTACATCGCAGAACTGAACTATGCCAACTTGTGGCAGATAAATAGATACCTAAACGAGTATGAAGGACACTATGGGGtcatcaaaaatgaagattatttttttattaaaaataattggaaACAtatagaagaagaaatgctACGATTTTTTcaaccaaataaaaaattcctagACTTAGAAGAAATTCTAACAagtgaaaaggaagagtacataaaatatataaacaaaatgagaaatcTCATGGAAGTTACccagaaatatttttacatcatttttgcTGCCAAAAAACCATCCTTTATTGTCCTATGCCTAATTGTGAACATATTCTTTTTGATcatatttcatatattttaccaTAACTCAAAATTGAATTGTTACTACAAGTCCATTTCAGCTGGCAGCTTCATTCTTCTCctcactatttttttcattgccCTTCTTTCACTCGACATGTATAACAAGTGTCTGCACCTACTCGTGTTGTCATTCCTGTTCATACTTCTAGTCGTTGGGATATTCTTCTCTAAAAATAAGTACACAGATTTTTTCCGATTCATTAGCTATGTCAAGATATCCCTCGTATGTAGTAACCTCCCAGAGgagaatttgaagaaatacacAGCTATACAAGCGCAAGGTGAAAACTCCATTCATCAGGACAAGAGTAGATATGTGAACGCAGGGAATCATTCCAAGAACACCTTTCTTCGAAAAAGTTTccgattttttaaatgtctTTATATCATAATCAAGCGAAGTATCGCGAGAAGCATAAATATAGTCTTGccacatatatttatcattacTAAGTGCATTTTCTCTGCAAAGAAGAAGCTACTTAAAACGCTAATGAATAATAactacttcctttttgtcgcCATTTGGAGCTCGTGTGAATTGTCCTTCTACTACATATTCAAGGAGAGGCACTACATCCACTTTGTGTTAATTGCCTACGTGGTGCTTTCTCTGTTAAAGTGCGAGTCTTTCTTCTCCCTGCACCTTTTGCG CGGACTGGTCCTCATCACCGTCCTAGTCGTGAACGCGGCGTTCAGCTTCACGCCGGGATATTTCGAGCATGACATGGAAAAGTTGTACCTGAAGAAATCCGTGCTACAAATGGCGTTACCCATTTCGCTACACTTTTTTAGTATCTTATTTATAAATTGCGGTTCCAACAAGCTgctgaaaagggaaataaaaattgtcatgTCGTTAGGATGGACCGTGCAGTTCGCATTAGTACTTTTGTATTTCCTTAAAATCAACGAGGAAGTGATATTTTGGAACCCCATAGGTGTTTACTTGACGACATTTTTGCTATACCTGTTCGTCATATTAAGAAAAAGCAGCATAATGCAAGAGGAAAAAGTACCGGAGTCGTTCCAGAAGATACACGAAGTTTCTATAACTCTGTTCCTAATActgttttcttccctccaGTTATCGCTCATCGCATATAGCAACACAAACTTGAGTGTCTTGCTATTCCTCTACACAAcgctatttttcttttactttttttttgtgagtacaaataatttggaagaaaataaagatatgaataacattaaaataaaatggattgaagaaaataaacagGTACATATGTTTACCAATTTggaggacgaaaaaaaaacggttgAAATGAGTCAGGTGAATACATGggttaaggaaaaatttgATCTCAAACTTGTGCAACAGAAATGTACCTTGCTAGATAAATGCAGCTCACTTAACGAAACAGATGCCACACAAATTCAAATTTACAAATTAGTAAAGaacattccatttttctctcttaGTGACAccgatttttatttactctcAGCTATACTTATAAAATACACGTTCTTTTTAACTGGCCAAAAATTTGTCCTAAATAGCTTGCCCCTGACTTCAGCATACATCggttttaataaatatgtttggCCTATAAGTCATATTTACATACTTATTCACATGTTTTTCCCGATGctgttttctctttttttcattctttatGTGTTCAATTTGAGGAAGATCAAAATGCTGACGTGTTTTAAGCAGGTcgatatttacaatttttatttctacccACTGATTAACCTTTTCTTCAA GATCATTTTCTTATTCTGCTGCAAGTGCCTCACGGCCCTGTGGGTGGCCTTCTACCTGGAGCTGCACCTCATG CTCTACGACTACTTCTTGccaaatttctttttcctgaCTGCAATCAATTTCGTGTTCatcgttttttccattttaatgCTATCCCTGACGaaacacatatttttaagataa
- a CDS encoding SET domain containing protein (putative): MAELVMTRRRFHNYFAKDTLRQILKNEQINFNELHKRVYVGSSPLNGVGIFSFDEIKKNEIIEICPTIKMKNEDIPEKLVHYLFESKKENMNSKVIQIVMKRTDAINYKLFPLGYGILYNHSDLPNAFVHIVSLREEKEKKSDKDEKNDTITSDQIMIFRAQRDIQKNEEIFISYGHSWWKVSCGRNSSLVEGTRKN, encoded by the exons ATGGCTGAATTGGTCATGACCAGAAGGAGGTTTCACAACTATTTCGCAAAAGATACGCTAagacaaattttaaaaaatgaacaaatcaATTTTAACGAGCTTCACAAAAGAGTGTACGTTGGAAGTTCCCCTCTTAACGGGGTTGGTATATTCTCATTtgacgaaataaaaaaaaatgaaatcatTGAAATATGCCCGACgatcaaaatgaaaaatgaagatatccCAGAAAAGCTGGTTCATTATTTATTcgaaagcaaaaaagaaaacatgaACTCAAAAGTAATTCAAATTGTCATGAAAAGGACAGACGCGATCAATTATAAGCTTTTTCCCCTGGGCTACggaattttatataatcattCAGATCTCCCCAATGCCTTTGTTCATATAGTGTCGCTGagggaagagaaggaaaaaaagtctgACAAGGATGAGaaaaat GATACAATAACGTCCGATCAAATAATGATATTTCGCGCACAAAGGGATATCCAAAAGAACGAGGAGATTTTCATTTCGTATGGGCACTCATGGTGGAAGGTAAGCTGTGGACGAAATAGCTCGCTCGTTGAAGGAACtcggaaaaattaa
- a CDS encoding geranylgeranyl transferase type2 beta subunit (putative), with product MDLDLNLHAKYFLNTIKEKLGNNSPNSSVSSKYESIFISAIFWVLSGLTIVRKNRKSLDEVLDRKVIDTLYSIVMHCLEKKKIKQKYIYKLKKEKHFLSNEDIDQIVGKSKSDPNGFYAVVCAKGEDSGLPSQCENVTIGHSPIGGNIPQMENDNFTNEGKPHDGLGCLNCVGAEGGGSKKTYDEMAVLTEGSNAKRMIGSPECANRVEGEESNRMVKTIPVGKRKKKRFHLSGFSPCNKSSLYEANVISTLSAIQILFLLNKISEEDISTKMILEIYNFVYFLFDEKKGFYHFSLSSARFQFDGDMRFMFCALSILYFLSLLLKKRNIRISLYNNDERCAHWILTCLNLDGGFSNVPGSESHAGTTFCAINSLNLLRVRGSGNYLSGNSLLRGKLIRWLCDRYDNMGINGRVGKDHDVCYAWWVLGSLVALKTNLTKLFNVNILITFILTCQDKRKGGFSRMAFKNHGGRNNAFNFYEGQNLSHQEADLFHSFFALCALSLIYHNFCHYKKKHRKKFRLFCGDVIPQQLESTLTQMVNVHVSFAMPVRMTFSAPVPVEHCVCRR from the exons ATGGACTTGGACCTAAACCTACATGCGAAATACTTCCTAAAcacaataaaagaaaaattaggAAACAACTCTCCAAATAGCAGCGTATCTAGTAAGTATGAATCCATTTTTATCAGTGCCATTTTTTGGGTTCTAAGCGGACTCACAATAGTAAGGAAGAACAGAAAGAGCCTCGATGAGGTGCTCGACAGGAAGGTAATAGATACCCTCTACTCCATAGTAATGCACtgtttggagaaaaaaaaaattaagcaaaaatatatttacaagttaaaaaaggaaaagcactTTTTATCAAATGAGGATATTGACCAAATAGTTGGTAAGTCGAAAAGTGACCCTAACGGTTTTTACGCGGTGGTTTGTGCCAAGGGGGAAGACAGTGGATTACCATCTCAGTGTGAAAATGTCACGATTGGTCATAGCCCCATTGGAGGAAACatcccccaaatggaaaatgatAACTTCACAAATGAAGGGAAACCACATGACGGCTTAGGATGCTTAAACTGCGTAGGTGCCGAAGGGGGAGGATCTAAAAAGACGTATGACGAAATGGCAGTTTTAACCGAAGGAAGTAATGCCAAACGGATGATAGGTAGCCCAGAATGTGCAAACCGAGTGGAAGGGGAAGAGTCTAACAGAATGGTGAAGACGATACCTGTgggcaaaagaaaaaaaaagagatttCATCTAAGTGGATTCAGTCCATGCAACAAAAGCAGCCTATACGAAGCGAACGTAATATCCACCCTAAGCGCCAtccaaatattatttttgttgaaCAAAATAAGTGAAGAAGATATAAGCACGAAAATGATTCTGGAGATATACAATTTTGTctacttcctttttgatgagaaaaaaggttTCTACCATTTCTCACTGAGCAGTGCAAGGTTTCAATTCGATGGCGATATGCGTTTCATGTTCTGTGCCTtatcaattttatattttttatcccttctattgaaaaagagaaatattcGTATCAGTTTGTATAACAATGACGAGAGATGTGCCCACTGGATATTAACCTGTTTGAATTTGGATGGAGGTTTTTCTAATGTCCCTGGGTCAGAGTCACATGCGGGCACGACATTTTGTGCGAtcaattctttaaatttgttaaggGTCAGGGGTAGTGGCAACTACTTGTCAGGTAACAGCCTCTTACGGGGGAAACTAATTAG ATGGCTCTGCGATAGGTATGACAACATGGGCATTAACGGACGTGTTGGAAAGGACCACGATGTCTGTTACGCGTGGTGGGTTTTGGGAAGTTTAGTTGCCctgaaaacaaatttaactAAACTGTtcaatgtaaatattttaattacttTCATTTTGACGTGCCAAGATAAACGGAAGGGAGGTTTTTCCAGAATGGCATTTAAAAACCATGGGGGTAGAAATAATgcctttaatttttatgaggGGCAAAATTTATCCCACCAAGAAGCGGACCTCTTTCATAGCTTCTTCGCCCTCTGTGCTCTCTCACTTATATATCACaatttttgtcattataaaaagaagcacAGAAAGAAGTTTCGGCTGTTTTGTGGGGATGTAATTCCACAGCAGTTAGAGTCTACTCTCACCCAGATGGTCAACGTGCATGTGTCCTTCGCGATGCCCGTTCGTATGACATTTAGTGCACCTGTTCCCGTAGAACATTGCGTGTGCCGTAGatag
- a CDS encoding hypothetical protein (putative) codes for MCVSACSDLTHPLRNKLCISISPSIDVKMSRILPVYVIAISCLLSNIKCFATNVYNGSGLHNCSSVFCSYDKLSNIYDNSKFILAELESILYDVRDEKDAHQSEHERDKSLDLEIKFPNSEDHEDLSYLSPDEEYENESSYSEPVPYIIISRMDDDDFEKTILVKKTKICPVTIC; via the exons ATGTGTGTAAGTGCAT GCTCTGACCTGACTCATCCTCTTCGAAACAAATTGTGCATTTCGATCTCACCCAGTATTGATGTCAAAATGAGCAGAATACTCCCCGTGTATGTGATAGCCATTTCGTGCCTCCTGTCAAACATAAAATGTTTCGCGACGAACGTCTACAACGGAAGTGGCCTTCATAACTGTTCCAGCGTCTTCTGTTCTTACGATaaattatcaaatatttACGACAATTCTAAGTTTATCTTGGCGGAGCTGGAAAGCATTTTGTACGATGTGCGGGATGAGAAGGATGCGCATCAGTCAG AACACGAGCGGGACAAATCACTAGATCTCGAAATAAAATTCCCTAATTCTGAGGATCACGAGGATTTGTCATACTTATCTCCGGACGAGGAGTATGAAAATGAAAGCAGCTATAGTGAGCCCGTTCCATACATCATCATTAGCAGGATGGACGATG ACGACTTCGAAAAGACCATACTAgtaaagaaaacaaaaatatgtccCGTAACAATTTGCTAA
- a CDS encoding adrenodoxin-type ferredoxin (putative), with protein sequence MITKFSFLSRNDTFKRALLNKIKNKCIYFNYIRAFTTQGHEEIDVTFVNQDNYEKTVKAKVGDSILKVAHENSINIEGACDGFCACSTCHVIIDEKYYDLLPEALDNEIDMLELAPCITETSRLGCQVKLKKELDGMKIKLPPMTRNFYVDGYVPTPH encoded by the exons ATGATTACAA AGTTTAGCTTTCTCAGTAGAAACGATACATTCAAAAGGGCTCTATTGaacaagataaaaaataagtgcatttattttaattatatcaGAGCGTTCACTACCCAGGGTCACGAAGAAAT TGACGTGACATTTGTAAATCAGGACAATTATGAAAAAACCGTTAAAGCAAAAGTAGGAGATAGCATATTAAAAGTTGCCCATGAAAATAGCATAAACATAGAAG gGGCGTGTGACGGTTTCTGCGCGTGTTCCACTTGCCACGTGATCATTGACGAAAAATATTACGACCTTTTGCCGGAAGCACTTGACAACGAAATTGACATGCTAGAGCTGGCCCCCTGCATAACCGAAAC tTCCAGACTAGGATGCCAGGTGAAACTCAAAAAGGAGCTAGACGGAATGAAGATAAAGTTGCCCCCCATGACgagaaatttttatgtagaCGGTTATGTCCCCACGCcgcattaa